A portion of the Mus pahari chromosome 17, PAHARI_EIJ_v1.1, whole genome shotgun sequence genome contains these proteins:
- the Txn2 gene encoding thioredoxin, mitochondrial, with protein MAQRLLLRRFLTSVISRKPPQGVWASLTSKTLQTPQYNAGGLTGMPSPARTLHTTRVCSTTFNVQDGPDFQDRVVNSETPVVVDFHAQWCGPCKILGPRLEKMVAKQHGKVVMAKVDIDDHTDLAIEYEVSAVPTVLAIKNGDVVDKFVGIKDEDQLEVFLKKLIG; from the exons atggctcagcggctccTCCTGAGGAGGTTCCTGACCTCAGTCATCTCCAGGAAGCCTCCTCAGGGTGTGTGGGCTTCCCTCACCTCTAAGACCCTGCAGACTCCCCAGTACAATGCTGGTGGTCTAACAGGAATGCCCAGCCCAGCCCGGACATTACACACCACCAGAGTCTGCTCCACGACCTTTAATGTCCAGGATGGACCTGACTTTCAAGACAGAGTTGTCAACAGTGAGACACCGGTTGTTGTGGACTTTCATGCACA GTGGTGTGGCCCCTGCAAGATCCTAGGGCCGCGGTTAGAGAAGATGGTCGCCAAGCAGCACGGGAAGGTGGTCATGGCCAAGGTGGACATTGACGATCACACAGACCTTGCCATTGAATATGAG GTGTCAGCTGTGCCTACCGTGCTGGCCATCAAGAACGGGGACGTGGTGGACAAGTTTGTGGGGATCAAGGACGAGGACCAGCTCGAAGTCTTCCTGAAGAAGCTGATTGGCTGA